In one window of Erythrolamprus reginae isolate rEryReg1 chromosome 1, rEryReg1.hap1, whole genome shotgun sequence DNA:
- the HTR1B gene encoding LOW QUALITY PROTEIN: 5-hydroxytryptamine receptor 1B (The sequence of the model RefSeq protein was modified relative to this genomic sequence to represent the inferred CDS: deleted 2 bases in 2 codons) produces MDQEARLCQASSGLNAFHANDSDQTRNCSPEENPVYQDGTPFSWKVVLTVVLALITLATILSNGFVIATVYQSRKLHTPANYLIASLAVTDLLVSLLVMPISTMYTVTGKWTLGQVVCDIWLSSDITCCTASILHLCVIALDRYWAITDAVEYSTKRTPKRAAGMIALVWVFSISISIPPFFWQQSKAEEMSNCMVNSDHILYTILLTVGAFYFPTLLLLILYGRIYVEARSRILKQTPKNTGKRLTRAHLITDSPGSTSSVTSINCKVSEASSEMGSPIYTNQVKVKVSDAFLEKKKLMAARERKATKTLGIILGAFIVCWLPFFIISLVLPICKDACWFHMAIFDFFTWLGYLNSLINPIIYTMSNEDFKQAFHKLIRFRCTS; encoded by the exons ATGGATCAAGAAGCGAGGCTCTGCCAAGCCAGCTCAGGCCTAAATGCCTTCCACGCCAACGACTCTGACCAGACCAGGAATTGCAGTCCTGAGGAAAATCCCGTCTACCAAGATGGCACCCCGTTCTCCTGGAAGGTGGTGCTCACCGTCGTCTTGGCTCTCATCACCTTGGCCACCATCTTGTCCAACGGTTTTGTGATTGCCACAGTCTACCAGAGCCGTAAGCTCCACACCCCGGCCAATTATCTCATCGCT TCCTTGGCCGTCACTGACCTTCTGGTCTCCCTCCTGGTCATGCCTATCAGCACCATGTACACTGTGACTGGGAAGTGGACCCTGGGCCAGGTTGTGTGTGACATTTGGCTCTCTTCGGACATCACTTGTTGCACTGCTTCCATTCTCCATTTGTGTGTGATCGCCCTGGACAGGTACTGGGCCATCACAGACGCGGTGGAGTATTCCACTAAAAGG ACTCCCAAGAGAGCAGCTGGCATGATCGCCCTGGTGTGGGTCTTCTCGATCTCCAtctccatccctcctttcttctGGCAGCAGTCTAAAGCCGAAGAGATGTCTAACTGTATGGTGAATTCAGACCACATCTTGTATACCATCCTACTCACGGTGGGGGCATTCTATTTTCCTACTTTGCTGCTGCTGATCCTTTATGGAAGGATCTATGTGGAGGCCAGATCTCGGATTTTGAAACAGACTCCAAAGAACACCGGCAAAAGATTAACCCGGGCTCACTTAATAACAGATTCCCCAGGGTCAACATCCTCGGTCACTTCTATAAACTGCAAAGTATCGGAAGCATCCAGTGAAATGGGGTCTCCTATATATACGAACCAGGTCAAAGTGAAGGTATCAGATGCTTTTCTGGAGAAAAAGAAGCTGATGGCTGCCAGAGAACGGAAAGCAACCAAGACTTTAGGGATTATTTTAGGAGCCTTCATTGTGTGCTGGCTACCCTTCTTTATCATTAGTTTAGTGTTGCCTATTTGTAAAGATGCTTGCTGGTTCCACATGGCCATCTTTGACTTTTTCACGTGGCTGGGATATCTTAACTCTCTGATCAACCCTATCATCTACACTATGTCCAATGAAGACTTCAAACAAGCGTTTCATAAATTGATACGGTTCCGATGCACAAGTTGA